tattttcacgtattttattttcttgtctCGATTCTCTCAGTCACATTTAAATCTACATACTTGGTATtcattttatagtaattactCATTCAATCCACTTGTCGTTTCTCATTCTATTGAGACCACTAGTaccactaatttttattattattcccaTAGTACTAACtacgtttttattattatttttattaatgtaaagaatatgtattgattttttttatttttcattttttttttgtttttttccatTGCATACTAATAAACTAATCTAACTATATAATTGCTGcttatctacaaaaatttataatatttttatagcgGTATACAACGTAAATCTCCGGTGGcgtttttcatattttaacgACGAGCCCGTCTTTGTTCATTATCCTTCACAATAACagtagtgataataataataataatatttcaaagttatttttttatacataattatcatcatcatcgttattattattattgttattattactgtgTATTTACTTGGTATAGATATAATAAACCTGGGCGCATTGAGTTCGCCATGTACGTCATTGTATTAATTGTCTCTACAAGAGTACGCATTAATGCGTACTTATTAATCGCTGAAGAGGAAGCTCCCGAGAGAATTTACAAGGATGCCGGCCTCTTCGCAGCACCACTAGTCTCACATCAAGTACAATTGTATCTACGCGAATTCATAcaaaagcagaaaaaaaaacggaagAATTTAAGTGAGTTCATATTTtcttcctctttttttttttattttttttacaacttacACACAATCGCAGTCTATTGTAATGaggattcaaattttaaaatcctgGTGAGTGCAAATCTGGTTGACTTGCGGATCAGTGTAATTTTATGTGATAACTCGGCTACCATTGAATCGggtcgatttttattttattttaaaattaatcgtcCCCGCTGCCGCCACCCAAGAagtttttgtgataaaaaaaataataataataataataataatgaaaataaaagtagttATCAATTATTGCCATTGCAGCGAATTATTCCTCGTGGTAGCTACGTAAACATTGTAGGATATGTTGCCATATTGTGAGGAAGTGCCGTTATGTAATTGGGAGTGGGCGGCCTGGGACTTTGCCACTGGGGTCAGAGAGCTCTTAACTTCTTAATTCCAGCTTGTACGTAACGCACCAAGTCCCGTAATGAACTTCTTAATGTCAGCGGACCAAGTTTTTCGTctaattcaatgaaaaaatctgtaaataataattaataaattagcaaGCCATCGTAATAGattgatactgaagttagccgacgtataacttttggatttttttaaaaaacgataaattagtaaaaaaaaatatttgaaaaattgcacctgtagcttttttaattttctacatgcgcatatttttagtttattttttttttgtaattaatttaaaaaaaaaaatccaaaaacttAGTTCTCTACTAAACTCAGGATCATAATGaagactattaattttttattgcgatagtaaatatttacctcGATGTTTGTCCGTAACTAATAGGGTCGCCTGATCCCACAAATCGTGACAATTAGTTAATAATGAGAAATGTTGATTCTGCTTTACCAGCATCGAGTGAATCGCAAGCGGAACGCTGACAAAAGTCGAAGCTGAGGGCTGTCCTGAGACGACGTTACCGCGATTCGCGAGCTCACCGCTGCTGTATCCGGAACTCTGGCTACCAACGGAACCAACCGAACCTGCCGGCGATGGTGTTGGAGACAACGATGGAGTTCCTTGGCCTTCAGCATGCACGAGTGTCGGTTGTGCAGGctattagatttttaatatttagtatttatgtTCTtcctaaattaatttattttattattgtaaataaaatttactaccgTGCTCACTTTTTGCGTGTACTCTGCGAGAATTTTAGCGTTCTCCTTAACTTCGTGTTGCCGCATTTTGtagagttttaaataaataagagacTGGCACCATAAActgcaagaaaaaatataaattaataatttgctGTGGACGTCTAAGGGAAAAAGGTCCGAAATTGCAGGAATTATTGAaggacgttttttttttttgtcggaTCAATACTTACCTCAAGATAGCCAACTTGTTATGGATACTGCTCTCAGGTGAATTGTTCTGTTGGCTCTTGAACTTTGATGAGATGTATCTAAAAGCAACATGAAAGTTGAGAAAACTCTTTTGTCACGGACTAATTGGCCTTTTCACAAATACACTTCACTCAATACTTACTTTATAAGACTAAGTGTGTCTCTGTACATGGTAAAAGAGGATCTTTCAGTTACTGGATCTGACTCCATGGCGTGGCCTGTAAGAAGGAAATACAATACTGCCTCCAAGTACAGCATACCCTGGGCCGTCAGTTCGCATTCCTCATCCGCACTGTGCTTTAATCTTTTAGCTTCCGTCAGGTACTGGTTCTGGTCCCtgtatcattaataaaacatttaaatatttaaaaccatCATCATGATTGCGGACAGACTGCTGCTACAAAAGTAATCGTAAAAAAGTGAAGTAGTCTTACCTATCCTGATCCTCCAAAACGTCATTTTGATGATTGAAGTAAGAATAGTAGACGCGTTGAGGTGGTGCCGCCGGTGGAGGCAGCAAATTAACGTCAGATCTTTCTTCCCGCTCGTGATTTGTGGGTTGGATGTCATTTTGctagggtaaaaaaaaaattaataataataataataacttattgaaattattatgaacGATTTTATGATCGGGAGgaagataataaaactttgGGAAAAGATTGaagagagaaaataaaaaaactaacttGTCGGGAAGATGATCTGGATGAGTTTGAGTCTTTGTCAGTGTGATgtcgttttctttttttcttttctttgtgCTCACTTGTGGATTTAACTTTACTGTCCATTGAACACATATTTAAACTAGATACAGAACTGCAACTGGCGTTGCGCTTACGTTTCGGCACTCGGTCCCCAGTATTATCTGTGATAACATTAGCACTAGCACCGGCACTGGAGTTCGTAGGGCCACTAGATAATCCACTGCCACCAGGTATCGCGCGATTTTTCGAATCCGCCCCAGCTAAAGTTACTACTAATTCACTCTTACTCTCAGTACGTTTACTTTTTGATAACACAGCTTGATCAGTCGTGGCGTGATGATTATCAACGTGTGTCCTGAAGTCGATGGACGGTGGTGGTGTAGGGGTATCGATAATTTCACCCTCCTCCGGCGTAGGCGGTCGCTCGGATTTGGCAGATTGTCGGGAAGCCGGCCTTGTGTCCGGTAATTCTGTTCGCTGTCTCAATTCTTGACCTCGCGACGGCCGTGGGACATGAGAAAGTCGGCTAAGATCGACTTTACACACAAGTATGGGTACTCCATTGACATATTTCAAGGGTGGGAAGTTTGCTGTAGCGGAAGATTGCGACGACGGTCTTTTGTATGGACTTTCACCGCCCGTCGGCGTACTCGCAGTGTATTCTTCGACGTAAATTCCACATTTGCCACCACCTTTCCCACCTTTCCCGCCCTTACCGCCACCTTTCGCACCGCCCTTGGCACTTGAAAATAGTTTCCTAAGTGTATCATTCTTTTTCTTATCCTGCACATTGCCGGCGTCCTCTTCTTGTAGTTTTGGCGTCGGACTGTTGTCACTGTCGGAGTTGTCAGGTGAGGTAACTCTTGTAAGTGGGGCTCTGGGTCTCGGTGGTACTCTCGCGACTGGCTGTACGCGATTGTTCCTCAGCGTCGTCTCTAATTCACTGTCGGAATCAGAGGCACAGCCTGAATTATTTGTTATCCTTGACCTGGGACGCTGAGGTTTAACTTTGTTGGGGCTCTTCTTCTTGTCTTGCTTCTTAGTTGGAGAATCTGTTAGCTTATTGCGCTTTGACGAGAGTCTTCTCCACCGCGCGTCGTCTTCCGAAGCGCTGTGCTTATTCGTCGTTTTCTCGTCCTCACTCGAGGAGATACTTAACCGTGATCTTCGTTTGTCAACTGGGATCACTGTCGAGGCTGGAGATATTCTCGACTGCTCGCACTCCGAGTCACTCGATCTGTCACGTGATCTTGAGTCACTTAACTCGTCGCTGTTATCAAGTGGAACCCTTGGCAGCGGTATTGCTGTAGTTTTTTTCTTAGGATTACTTGCACTACGAGGTTTACTGCGTTTAGAGCTGGCTTTAGATTCCTCTGACGACATTCTATGACTTCTCGGACTCTTGACCGTTTCTTTAGCTGTTTTACGTGGACGACCGCGTTTTCGCACATCTGGTGCTTTTGGTTTATCTTGAATTTGAGATCTCGATTCttctttcttctttttctccGAGTCGGAATTTTGATCACCATCACTCAGGACCGTCAACATCGTCGCGTTTCTAGTTCTTTTTAACGCTTCATCGAGCTGCCACTCGTTGTTATGATGAGCTCCATCCGACCGGCGTATTCTCATATCCAGAGAGGCTTCCTCAGGTGAACTGTCACGGCGAGCTGCTTCATTCTAttacaaaaagtttttcaCCCAATTAGtcaccataaaaaaaagtaaaataattaaatctatcaATCAaactactaataataataataataataataatatgaatacCTGAGCAGTTTTATTCTCTGAATTTTTGTCACCAGCTTGCACGGCAGTTTTGTTGAAGAAACTACTGAGATTCCAACGAGGCTTAGACTCCTCTGCAGGAGGAGGGTCTTCCACCGGGACTTTTGGAGACACGGAAGGCGGTGTGGAAGGACCTTTCGGTGGTAGAGGTGCGTTTTCATCCTCAGAATCATCACTGCTGTCAGTACCCGAGTCTGATCCAGAGTCGGAACTGGAGCTGGCGCTGCCGGAACTCAAGGGCGCTTGGCCAGGAGGACTAGGAGGCCTCATCGGCATTATCGGCGAGCCTTTTCTCGGTGAGCTGGATGACGGCGACAGCAATCGCTCGGACACTGTGTGCTTAGGTGGGGTCCTGAGCGGGCTTATGGGTCGCGGAGGTGATAAAGTCACCAATGGTGACAATGCTCTGGGCGACATCGGTGCTAGAGGTGCAGGGACCGGTGTCATAGCTGGTGCCAGTGGTGTTGAATGACTgcaatttc
Above is a window of Microplitis demolitor isolate Queensland-Clemson2020A chromosome 1, iyMicDemo2.1a, whole genome shotgun sequence DNA encoding:
- the LOC103577638 gene encoding AF4/FMR2 family member lilli isoform X1, coding for MPSSGGYYDDRNPLLKGTMSSVDRDRLRERERQARAAMSVQAEQAAAAGGPENCHSHHNHGHHHHHANSHVSAAASLFRAPVKVNPDAHDRTTQQIQSKLGNYSLVKHLLDEPKRLIGIEGVPASPAPGSSSSTRLSSSTSCRSSPSSQEFKKPGGNGPRTSSSSSSSSSTTGSTSSHTSQRGGFIKPADGKPPYGGRGGYPGQPVKHGGSSNDHRSHGILPAKGPPPSIAGNANSTGNSGGLTSSGNCPPAPGNSGNLSRVHAAASRLPRLPLDNGVRHGSDPADLENILKEMTMPPIPLTAIAQTPRKELESKFTFNPVLAKLTEIPPEPIKPPQRERHGTTRLSADLERDLSLSEDSEDEGVKTSISRVPRSTASPSINADHSTPLAPAMTPVPAPLAPMSPRALSPLVTLSPPRPISPLRTPPKHTVSERLLSPSSSSPRKGSPIMPMRPPSPPGQAPLSSGSASSSSDSGSDSGTDSSDDSEDENAPLPPKGPSTPPSVSPKVPVEDPPPAEESKPRWNLSSFFNKTAVQAGDKNSENKTAQNEAARRDSSPEEASLDMRIRRSDGAHHNNEWQLDEALKRTRNATMLTVLSDGDQNSDSEKKKKEESRSQIQDKPKAPDVRKRGRPRKTAKETVKSPRSHRMSSEESKASSKRSKPRSASNPKKKTTAIPLPRVPLDNSDELSDSRSRDRSSDSECEQSRISPASTVIPVDKRRSRLSISSSEDEKTTNKHSASEDDARWRRLSSKRNKLTDSPTKKQDKKKSPNKVKPQRPRSRITNNSGCASDSDSELETTLRNNRVQPVARVPPRPRAPLTRVTSPDNSDSDNSPTPKLQEEDAGNVQDKKKNDTLRKLFSSAKGGAKGGGKGGKGGKGGGKCGIYVEEYTASTPTGGESPYKRPSSQSSATANFPPLKYVNGVPILVCKVDLSRLSHVPRPSRGQELRQRTELPDTRPASRQSAKSERPPTPEEGEIIDTPTPPPSIDFRTHVDNHHATTDQAVLSKSKRTESKSELVVTLAGADSKNRAIPGGSGLSSGPTNSSAGASANVITDNTGDRVPKRKRNASCSSVSSLNMCSMDSKVKSTSEHKEKKKRKRHHTDKDSNSSRSSSRQQNDIQPTNHEREERSDVNLLPPPAAPPQRVYYSYFNHQNDVLEDQDRDQNQYLTEAKRLKHSADEECELTAQGMLYLEAVLYFLLTGHAMESDPVTERSSFTMYRDTLSLIKYISSKFKSQQNNSPESSIHNKLAILSLWCQSLIYLKLYKMRQHEVKENAKILAEYTQKVSTPAQPTLVHAEGQGTPSLSPTPSPAGSVGSVGSQSSGYSSGELANRGNVVSGQPSASTFVSVPLAIHSMLVKQNQHFSLLTNCHDLWDQATLLVTDKHRDFFIELDEKLGPLTLRSSLRDLVRYVQAGIKKLRAL
- the LOC103577638 gene encoding AF4/FMR2 family member lilli isoform X2 yields the protein MPSSGGYYDDRNPLLKGTMSSVDRDRLRERERQARAAMSVQAEQAAAAGGPENCHSHHNHGHHHHHANSHVSAAASLFRAPVKVNPDAHDRTTQQIQSKLGNYSLVKHLLDEPKRLIGIEGVPASPAPGSSSSTRLSSSTSCRSSPSSQEFKKPGGNGPRTSSSSSSSSSTTGSTSSHTSQRGGFIKPADGKPPYGGRGGYPGQPVKHGGSSNDHRSHGILPAKGPPPSIAGNANSTGNSGGLTSSGNCPPAPGNSGNLSRVHAAASRLPRLPLDNGVRHGSDPADLENILKEMTMPPIPLTAIAQTPRKELESKFTFNPVLAKLTEIPPEPIKPPQRERHGTTRLSADLERDLSLSEDSEDEGVKTSISRVPRSTASPSINADHSTPLAPAMTPVPAPLAPMSPRALSPLVTLSPPRPISPLRTPPKHTVSERLLSPSSSSPRKGSPIMPMRPPSPPGQAPLSSGSASSSSDSGSDSGTDSSDDSEDENAPLPPKGPSTPPSVSPKVPVEDPPPAEESKPRWNLSSFFNKTAVQAGDKNSENKTAQNEAARRDSSPEEASLDMRIRRSDGAHHNNEWQLDEALKRTRNATMLTVLSDGDQNSDSEKKKKEESRSQIQDKPKAPDVRKRGRPRKTAKETVKSPRSHRMSSEESKASSKRSKPRSASNPKKKTTAIPLPRVPLDNSDELSDSRSRDRSSDSECEQSRISPASTVIPVDKRRSRLSISSSEDEKTTNKHSASEDDARWRRLSSKRNKLTDSPTKKQDKKKSPNKVKPQRPRSRITNNSGCASDSDSELETTLRNNRVQPVARVPPRPRAPLTRVTSPDNSDSDNSPTPKLQEEDAGNVQDKKKNDTLRKLFSSAKGGAKGGGKGGKGGKGGGKCGIYVEEYTASTPTGGESPYKRPSSQSSATANFPPLKYVNGVPILVCKVDLSRLSHVPRPSRGQELRQRTELPDTRPASRQSAKSERPPTPEEGEIIDTPTPPPSIDFRTHVDNHHATTDQAVLSKSKRTESKSELVVTLAGADSKNRAIPGGSGLSSGPTNSSAGASANVITDNTGDRVPKRKRNASCSSVSSLNMCSMDSKVKSTSEHKEKKKRKRHHTDKDSNSSRSSSRQQNDIQPTNHEREERSDVNLLPPPAAPPQRVYYSYFNHQNDVLEDQDRDQNQYLTEAKRLKHSADEECELTAQGMLYLEAVLYFLLTGHAMESDPVTERSSFTMYRDTLSLIKYISSKFKSQQNNSPESSIHNKLAILSLWCQSLIYLKLYKMRQHEVKENAKILAEYTQKPAQPTLVHAEGQGTPSLSPTPSPAGSVGSVGSQSSGYSSGELANRGNVVSGQPSASTFVSVPLAIHSMLVKQNQHFSLLTNCHDLWDQATLLVTDKHRDFFIELDEKLGPLTLRSSLRDLVRYVQAGIKKLRAL
- the LOC103577638 gene encoding AF4/FMR2 family member lilli isoform X3; this translates as MKKPRVDRDRLRERERQARAAMSVQAEQAAAAGGPENCHSHHNHGHHHHHANSHVSAAASLFRAPVKVNPDAHDRTTQQIQSKLGNYSLVKHLLDEPKRLIGIEGVPASPAPGSSSSTRLSSSTSCRSSPSSQEFKKPGGNGPRTSSSSSSSSSTTGSTSSHTSQRGGFIKPADGKPPYGGRGGYPGQPVKHGGSSNDHRSHGILPAKGPPPSIAGNANSTGNSGGLTSSGNCPPAPGNSGNLSRVHAAASRLPRLPLDNGVRHGSDPADLENILKEMTMPPIPLTAIAQTPRKELESKFTFNPVLAKLTEIPPEPIKPPQRERHGTTRLSADLERDLSLSEDSEDEGVKTSISRVPRSTASPSINADHSTPLAPAMTPVPAPLAPMSPRALSPLVTLSPPRPISPLRTPPKHTVSERLLSPSSSSPRKGSPIMPMRPPSPPGQAPLSSGSASSSSDSGSDSGTDSSDDSEDENAPLPPKGPSTPPSVSPKVPVEDPPPAEESKPRWNLSSFFNKTAVQAGDKNSENKTAQNEAARRDSSPEEASLDMRIRRSDGAHHNNEWQLDEALKRTRNATMLTVLSDGDQNSDSEKKKKEESRSQIQDKPKAPDVRKRGRPRKTAKETVKSPRSHRMSSEESKASSKRSKPRSASNPKKKTTAIPLPRVPLDNSDELSDSRSRDRSSDSECEQSRISPASTVIPVDKRRSRLSISSSEDEKTTNKHSASEDDARWRRLSSKRNKLTDSPTKKQDKKKSPNKVKPQRPRSRITNNSGCASDSDSELETTLRNNRVQPVARVPPRPRAPLTRVTSPDNSDSDNSPTPKLQEEDAGNVQDKKKNDTLRKLFSSAKGGAKGGGKGGKGGKGGGKCGIYVEEYTASTPTGGESPYKRPSSQSSATANFPPLKYVNGVPILVCKVDLSRLSHVPRPSRGQELRQRTELPDTRPASRQSAKSERPPTPEEGEIIDTPTPPPSIDFRTHVDNHHATTDQAVLSKSKRTESKSELVVTLAGADSKNRAIPGGSGLSSGPTNSSAGASANVITDNTGDRVPKRKRNASCSSVSSLNMCSMDSKVKSTSEHKEKKKRKRHHTDKDSNSSRSSSRQQNDIQPTNHEREERSDVNLLPPPAAPPQRVYYSYFNHQNDVLEDQDRDQNQYLTEAKRLKHSADEECELTAQGMLYLEAVLYFLLTGHAMESDPVTERSSFTMYRDTLSLIKYISSKFKSQQNNSPESSIHNKLAILSLWCQSLIYLKLYKMRQHEVKENAKILAEYTQKVSTPAQPTLVHAEGQGTPSLSPTPSPAGSVGSVGSQSSGYSSGELANRGNVVSGQPSASTFVSVPLAIHSMLVKQNQHFSLLTNCHDLWDQATLLVTDKHRDFFIELDEKLGPLTLRSSLRDLVRYVQAGIKKLRAL
- the LOC103577638 gene encoding AF4/FMR2 family member lilli isoform X5, encoding MILSVDRDRLRERERQARAAMSVQAEQAAAAGGPENCHSHHNHGHHHHHANSHVSAAASLFRAPVKVNPDAHDRTTQQIQSKLGNYSLVKHLLDEPKRLIGIEGVPASPAPGSSSSTRLSSSTSCRSSPSSQEFKKPGGNGPRTSSSSSSSSSTTGSTSSHTSQRGGFIKPADGKPPYGGRGGYPGQPVKHGGSSNDHRSHGILPAKGPPPSIAGNANSTGNSGGLTSSGNCPPAPGNSGNLSRVHAAASRLPRLPLDNGVRHGSDPADLENILKEMTMPPIPLTAIAQTPRKELESKFTFNPVLAKLTEIPPEPIKPPQRERHGTTRLSADLERDLSLSEDSEDEGVKTSISRVPRSTASPSINADHSTPLAPAMTPVPAPLAPMSPRALSPLVTLSPPRPISPLRTPPKHTVSERLLSPSSSSPRKGSPIMPMRPPSPPGQAPLSSGSASSSSDSGSDSGTDSSDDSEDENAPLPPKGPSTPPSVSPKVPVEDPPPAEESKPRWNLSSFFNKTAVQAGDKNSENKTAQNEAARRDSSPEEASLDMRIRRSDGAHHNNEWQLDEALKRTRNATMLTVLSDGDQNSDSEKKKKEESRSQIQDKPKAPDVRKRGRPRKTAKETVKSPRSHRMSSEESKASSKRSKPRSASNPKKKTTAIPLPRVPLDNSDELSDSRSRDRSSDSECEQSRISPASTVIPVDKRRSRLSISSSEDEKTTNKHSASEDDARWRRLSSKRNKLTDSPTKKQDKKKSPNKVKPQRPRSRITNNSGCASDSDSELETTLRNNRVQPVARVPPRPRAPLTRVTSPDNSDSDNSPTPKLQEEDAGNVQDKKKNDTLRKLFSSAKGGAKGGGKGGKGGKGGGKCGIYVEEYTASTPTGGESPYKRPSSQSSATANFPPLKYVNGVPILVCKVDLSRLSHVPRPSRGQELRQRTELPDTRPASRQSAKSERPPTPEEGEIIDTPTPPPSIDFRTHVDNHHATTDQAVLSKSKRTESKSELVVTLAGADSKNRAIPGGSGLSSGPTNSSAGASANVITDNTGDRVPKRKRNASCSSVSSLNMCSMDSKVKSTSEHKEKKKRKRHHTDKDSNSSRSSSRQQNDIQPTNHEREERSDVNLLPPPAAPPQRVYYSYFNHQNDVLEDQDRDQNQYLTEAKRLKHSADEECELTAQGMLYLEAVLYFLLTGHAMESDPVTERSSFTMYRDTLSLIKYISSKFKSQQNNSPESSIHNKLAILSLWCQSLIYLKLYKMRQHEVKENAKILAEYTQKVSTPAQPTLVHAEGQGTPSLSPTPSPAGSVGSVGSQSSGYSSGELANRGNVVSGQPSASTFVSVPLAIHSMLVKQNQHFSLLTNCHDLWDQATLLVTDKHRDFFIELDEKLGPLTLRSSLRDLVRYVQAGIKKLRAL
- the LOC103577638 gene encoding AF4/FMR2 family member lilli isoform X4, coding for MYLSHVDRDRLRERERQARAAMSVQAEQAAAAGGPENCHSHHNHGHHHHHANSHVSAAASLFRAPVKVNPDAHDRTTQQIQSKLGNYSLVKHLLDEPKRLIGIEGVPASPAPGSSSSTRLSSSTSCRSSPSSQEFKKPGGNGPRTSSSSSSSSSTTGSTSSHTSQRGGFIKPADGKPPYGGRGGYPGQPVKHGGSSNDHRSHGILPAKGPPPSIAGNANSTGNSGGLTSSGNCPPAPGNSGNLSRVHAAASRLPRLPLDNGVRHGSDPADLENILKEMTMPPIPLTAIAQTPRKELESKFTFNPVLAKLTEIPPEPIKPPQRERHGTTRLSADLERDLSLSEDSEDEGVKTSISRVPRSTASPSINADHSTPLAPAMTPVPAPLAPMSPRALSPLVTLSPPRPISPLRTPPKHTVSERLLSPSSSSPRKGSPIMPMRPPSPPGQAPLSSGSASSSSDSGSDSGTDSSDDSEDENAPLPPKGPSTPPSVSPKVPVEDPPPAEESKPRWNLSSFFNKTAVQAGDKNSENKTAQNEAARRDSSPEEASLDMRIRRSDGAHHNNEWQLDEALKRTRNATMLTVLSDGDQNSDSEKKKKEESRSQIQDKPKAPDVRKRGRPRKTAKETVKSPRSHRMSSEESKASSKRSKPRSASNPKKKTTAIPLPRVPLDNSDELSDSRSRDRSSDSECEQSRISPASTVIPVDKRRSRLSISSSEDEKTTNKHSASEDDARWRRLSSKRNKLTDSPTKKQDKKKSPNKVKPQRPRSRITNNSGCASDSDSELETTLRNNRVQPVARVPPRPRAPLTRVTSPDNSDSDNSPTPKLQEEDAGNVQDKKKNDTLRKLFSSAKGGAKGGGKGGKGGKGGGKCGIYVEEYTASTPTGGESPYKRPSSQSSATANFPPLKYVNGVPILVCKVDLSRLSHVPRPSRGQELRQRTELPDTRPASRQSAKSERPPTPEEGEIIDTPTPPPSIDFRTHVDNHHATTDQAVLSKSKRTESKSELVVTLAGADSKNRAIPGGSGLSSGPTNSSAGASANVITDNTGDRVPKRKRNASCSSVSSLNMCSMDSKVKSTSEHKEKKKRKRHHTDKDSNSSRSSSRQQNDIQPTNHEREERSDVNLLPPPAAPPQRVYYSYFNHQNDVLEDQDRDQNQYLTEAKRLKHSADEECELTAQGMLYLEAVLYFLLTGHAMESDPVTERSSFTMYRDTLSLIKYISSKFKSQQNNSPESSIHNKLAILSLWCQSLIYLKLYKMRQHEVKENAKILAEYTQKVSTPAQPTLVHAEGQGTPSLSPTPSPAGSVGSVGSQSSGYSSGELANRGNVVSGQPSASTFVSVPLAIHSMLVKQNQHFSLLTNCHDLWDQATLLVTDKHRDFFIELDEKLGPLTLRSSLRDLVRYVQAGIKKLRAL